CGGAGTGACGGTCGGGGAATTGGCTGACAAGATCATTAACTTAATGGGGACAAAAGTCGAAATTATCAGCGACGAACAGCGGGTCAGGCCAGTTAAGAGCGAAGTCATGAAGCTGATCAGCAACAATAAGAAAGCGCTGGAACTTACCGGCTGGCAGCCAAAAACTTCGCTGGAGAACGGGTTGAAAGAGACGATCGATTTTATCGCTAAAAATCTCGACCGGTATAAACCGGATATCTATAACTTATAGGAGGAACCATCATGTCCAAACCGAAAGTCGTGATCCTGTGCGGCGGCAAAGGGACCCGGATGAGGGAAGAGACCGAAGTGCGTCCCAAGCCGCTGGTCGAGATCGGCGGCCGGCCGATCCTCTGGCACATCATGAAAGGCTATGCCTACTATGGCTTTAACGAGTTTGTTCTCTGTCTCGGCTACAAGGGGGGGATGATCAAGGATTATTTCTACCACTACAACGTTCTGATGAACGATTTTACCATCAGGCTTGACGGCAAGCGGGAAGTGACCTACCACAACCAGGCCGACGAAGTCGACTGGAAAGTGACCCTGGTCGATACCGGGCTCAACGCTCTCAAAGGGGCCAGGATCAAGCAGATCGAAAAATATATCGACGGCGACCAGTTCCTGCTGACCTACGGCGACGGGATCGCCGATGTCGAGGTTAACGACCTGATCGCCTTTCATAAAAAACATGGTAAAATTGGGACGTTGACTGGTGTCCGCCCGCCTTCCCGTTTTGGCGACCTGATCGTTGAGAACGGGCAGGTGAAGAAATTCACCGAAAAGCCCCAGGCCTCGGCCGGCCTGATTAACGGCGGTTATTTTGTCCTCAACCGGAAGATCTTCGATTACCTGACGACCGATGAGGATTGCGACTTTGAAATGGGGGCGTTGGAAAAACTGGCGGAAGAGAAGCAGCTGATGGTTTACGACCACAAGGGGTCATGGGAATGCATGGACACGGTCCGGGAAACAGAGCACCTGAACAACCTGTGGCAGAACAATAAAGCGTTTTGGAGGAAATGGTAATGAAAGTACTGGTTACCGGGAATAACGGTTACATCGGGAACGTTATGTGTCCCATGCTCATCGAGCAGTGTTTTGAGGTTGTCGGCCTCGACTCAAATTATTTTGACGACTGCGAGTTTGAAAAAAGAAAAGCCAAGGTCCGGCAGATCGTCAAAGATATCCGCCAGATTGACGCGGCCGATTTCCAGGGAATTGACGCTGTTATCCACCTGGCCGGCCTCTCCAACGATCCGATCGGCGAGCTGAACCCGGGAATTACCGAGGTCATTAATCTTGATGCTTCGGTCAAATGCGCCCGGCTGGCCAAACAGGCCGGGGTCAAACGGTTTGTTTTCGCTTCTTCCTGCAGCGTCTACGGGATCGCGGAAGAGGGGAAAGCGATCGACGAAACCGGCGCGCTCAACCCGGTAACCGCTTACGCCAAATCGAAGATCGGGACCGAGCAGGGGGTTGCGCCGCTGGCCGACCAGAATTTTTCGCCGGTTTTTATGCGCAACGCCACCGTTTACGGCGCGTCGCCGCTTCTCCGCCTCGACCTGGTCGTTAACAATTTGACCGCCTGGGGTTACACCGCCAAGAAGATCAAGATCATGAGCGACGGCTCTCCCTGGCGGCCGCTGATCCACATTCAGGATTTCAGCCGCGCTTTTATTGCCGCCCTGAAAGCCCCCCAAGAGCTGGTCCACAACCAGGTCTTCAACGTCGGCCAGAACAGCGAGAATTATCAGGTTAAGGACCTGGCCGACGCGGTCAAAAAGGTCATCCCCGGCTGCAGCGTCGAATATACCGGCGAACATGGGGCCGATACCCGGACCTATAAAGTTGATTTCACTAAGATCAACACCG
This window of the Candidatus Margulisiibacteriota bacterium genome carries:
- the rfbF gene encoding glucose-1-phosphate cytidylyltransferase, producing MSKPKVVILCGGKGTRMREETEVRPKPLVEIGGRPILWHIMKGYAYYGFNEFVLCLGYKGGMIKDYFYHYNVLMNDFTIRLDGKREVTYHNQADEVDWKVTLVDTGLNALKGARIKQIEKYIDGDQFLLTYGDGIADVEVNDLIAFHKKHGKIGTLTGVRPPSRFGDLIVENGQVKKFTEKPQASAGLINGGYFVLNRKIFDYLTTDEDCDFEMGALEKLAEEKQLMVYDHKGSWECMDTVRETEHLNNLWQNNKAFWRKW
- a CDS encoding NAD(P)-dependent oxidoreductase; this translates as MKVLVTGNNGYIGNVMCPMLIEQCFEVVGLDSNYFDDCEFEKRKAKVRQIVKDIRQIDAADFQGIDAVIHLAGLSNDPIGELNPGITEVINLDASVKCARLAKQAGVKRFVFASSCSVYGIAEEGKAIDETGALNPVTAYAKSKIGTEQGVAPLADQNFSPVFMRNATVYGASPLLRLDLVVNNLTAWGYTAKKIKIMSDGSPWRPLIHIQDFSRAFIAALKAPQELVHNQVFNVGQNSENYQVKDLADAVKKVIPGCSVEYTGEHGADTRTYKVDFTKINTVLKDYFKPTWNVLKGVEELYAAYQRNHLDLKAFEGEKFIRLKHLALLQKEGWLDKDFYWTKKGGNHD